From the genome of Syngnathoides biaculeatus isolate LvHL_M chromosome 4, ASM1980259v1, whole genome shotgun sequence:
cgcgccTTCGTCGCCCGCGGCCACGGGGGCCGTTCATCGCGGAGGTGGAATGGgtcggggaggtggtttggcgcATGCGGTTTGTCCGTGATCCGcagatcatctaaatatggctggaaaatatagggtaatattgctccggacACTTCACTTCCGcatcagaaggggcgtgttcgtctcccacagtaggggtcAAAGCGTGTTtacaatggcgaatgtcccagcgtgacgtcacgggcagtaaatgcagccaatttggcgaccacttggatgtcgaatgacacttccgcaactttgctcatgggggatgtgctctccgctcatatttattttttcgtatagacattgaagtgaataatgttctacgtatttttcattacaatatctattttagaatgtttatagggaggACACTTGTGCTTTAAACAGACTTATTTAtagttagttaaaaaaaaaatttaaacacgTTGCAAACAATTTGAACAggcacaaaaaaagtgcaagtctcaaatgtattgaaaatactgtacacattgTAGTGTGTGCGCTTTAAGAAGTCGGGCTTGCCGGGGTGCGGCGTGACGTCTGACAGCCGTTGTGTGAGTGCCCGGCGGTGAGCTGTGGCTCACAGCAGCTCATGCGTAAGTGTCTTTATGTGTTGTACTCTTCTACCGGCTTCAACAAATGCCTGAAATGTGCGTCGGCAACTGCATCTCAAGAAAAAAGAAGCTTGCTTTTAAGCTTAACGATGGAGTGCGTTATGGCGCCAGGAACAGGGCAAGACTACTCACATCAGGCACAAAAGGAGGCTCCACTATTCCAGCTTCCAGCCTcttgaagttgatgtttttgaaGAAGGCGTGGGCCTTGACGCCGGCCGCTCTGTCCCCGTGGCAACCCAGCCTCTGCTTTGGGTCTTTGGTGAGCAGCTAGGAGAGATGCACCGCTACCTTATTCAGCGTCCATTCCGTCGGCACGGCAACCTCTTTGCCTCCAGTCCTCACCCTTCTGCAGATTTCCTTGGTGTCCTCTGTAAACTTGTCGCTgtactcctcctcttcctcctgcacCCTCCTCTCCACCTCCTCCCGCTTCACTCGCTCTTTGCGGGCACGGAAGGGCGATCGCCCCGCCGTCATCTCGTACACGAGGCAGCCCAGCCCCCACCAGTCGGGACTCATTCCGTACTTTTCATTGTTGATTACTTCTGGAGCTAAACAGGAACAAAAGGGGTATTCAAACGAGCAATTTGCAGGTGTGAGCAAGATGTCAATCAGAGCGACGCTCACCCATGTAGCCCACCGTGCCCACCCTTCCTCTGATCATCTCCCCTTCAGGCACTTTAATGGCGAGGCCCAGGTCAGAAATGCGGATGTGTCCTGAAGTgcaataaaaacaacgccgATGCTGTCATTATACAACTCACATTGgttgcaacaaaacaaaacaaaaaacaaagtctgACATCACCATTGGATACTGTGATAATTTCTTATTTCCTGATATGACAATACAAATATCCGTCTTTTGATCtgtaccacttgtcctcacggGACATGCAGACTAACGGCCATAATGGACCTTTTCGACCCGCCAagcactcgtacaataacagccaatcaaatAGCCGCATCGTCTTAACCCcgggcttgacacgcccctctcgccgtattgtcccataagcaatgctggttgtcagtagcgtgcgcttggaaaagttaatattatgaagaaaatggtcttcagatCCGCTTGGGGAAGgtccaattctgatgaaagatatcttgcgaggttacaaggggcccgctcgattcattttccaaagcctaaaacacagttgacgaagtgtctacgatggatgaaggctcgcggaagagcgcacgtaaaACCAAATCTGaagaatatcaacaaacacaaggctctaTGTTCGAAGATAAGTGAgtgagaagtaacttctctgagtttgatttcattattatcagtgctttagacattgcaggagaacaactttcacttcattagtgtatcactgacctgctgaattaagtgtgtaatgttttatgccgaagagtcgggtttgTGATACGTaatgcgtgatgtcatgcaagagaaatgtctattttcccatttttatcttatcggacttttaagacagagcactgggttccattacgagcccattcaaatgaatacatccACTCACTtacaaagactacaatgatactACTCGTGatgtttccaagtaaaaagtaccccGCTCACcccgctttacatgcgcagtacaaatccactattttatcttgttggatttcaatatgaagtttgtgaggcatcaaactttttcgcatcgatcgccaacgtttcgctctaACTTTGACATTCCGTCAttctccgtccaaaatcttcattccgtgtacatatccttgcgtgaaatagttgaaacctctctgtagaactctcttggacaagtctgacccatttggcaaaaaacataccccaatattatctggtatacgcgatagagaatcgacttcaaacatgttctgttcaatcaccattttgaaagcttgtggggcattcctaagggggcggagcttaaggtcgccatcagAAAAGTCCATACAGAAACTACGATCAACTCAACACTCACACTCAAAACAGAGATCTGAGCTGATTATGCTTAAAACCCACCGTTGTCATCAAGTAGGATGTTCTCCGGTTTTAAatctctacaaaaaaaaaaaaaaaacaacaaaaaaattggttAAATGTCTTTCAGCAAGTTCCATTATGACCAACTTCTGGCTTCATTTTCGGTGGATATTTCCATACATGTCTAAACTGAACATTGAACCTAGTCTGTAGATTGATACCTGTAGACAATGGATTCTCGATGAAGATGCTTGAGACCGCAACAGATCTGAGCAGCATAAAACTGGACCCTGTCTTTGTCGAAGCCTGGCGTGCCCATGTTGTAGATGTGAAACTTCAGGTCTCCGCCATTCATGATGGTCAGCACCAGACAGAGAGCGTCTTTGGTCTCGTACGCGTAGGCCAAACTCACCTACACACCGGCG
Proteins encoded in this window:
- the grk5l gene encoding G protein-coupled receptor kinase 5 isoform X3, with amino-acid sequence MYFDRFLQWKMLERQPITKDTFRQYRVLGKGGFGEVCACQVRATGKMYACKKLEKKRIKKRKGESMALNEKQILEKVNSRFVVSLAYAYETKDALCLVLTIMNGGDLKFHIYNMGTPGFDKDRVQFYAAQICCGLKHLHRESIVYRDLKPENILLDDNGHIRISDLGLAIKVPEGEMIRGRVGTVGYMAPEVINNEKYGMSPDWWGLGCLVYEMTAGRSPFRARKERVKREEVERRVQEEEEEYSDKFTEDTKEICRRLLTKDPKQRLGCHGDRAAGVKAHAFFKNINFKRLEAGIVEPPFVPDPRAVYCKDVLDIEQFSTVKGVNLDQTDNDFYSKFATGSVSIPWQNEMIETECFRDLNVFGPQGTRPPDLDWSQPPEPPRRSLLDRIFRRHHPEVSISHSRVQSSSVNSVDSMSNSAP